From the genome of Streptomyces xanthophaeus:
ATCCTCCGCCGGGCCTTCGACCTCGGCATCACCCACTTCGACCTGGCGAACAACTACGGCCCGCCGCCCGGCTCGGCCGAGCTGAACTTCGGCAAGATCTTTTCGCAGGACTTCGCGTCCTACCGCGACGAGCTGATCCTGTCGACCAAGGCCGGCTACCTGATGCACCCCGGGCCGTACGGCGAGTGGGGCAGCCGCAAGTACCTGCTCAGCTCGCTCGACGCCTCGCTGAAGCGGATGGGCGTGGACTACGTCGACATCTTCTACTCGCACCGCTTCGACCCGGAGACCCCGCTGGAGGAGACCATGGGCGCCCTCGCGTCCGCGGTCCAGCAGGGCAAGGCGCTGTACGTGGGCCTCTCCTCCTACACGGCGGAGCAGACGGCCGAGGCCGTGCGGATCCTGCGCGGGATGGGTGTGCGCCCGCTCATCCACCAGCCCTCCTACTCCATGATCAACCGCTGGACGGAGGAGGACGCGCTGCTGGACACCCTGGAGGAGGCCGGCATGGGCTGCATCTCCTTCGCGCCGCTCGCGCAGGGCATGCTGACCGGCAAGTACCTGAAGGGCATCCCGGCGGACTCGCGGGCCGCGCAGGGCAAGTCCCTGAACCCGGACCTGCTCTCGGACGAGGTGCTCCGCCGGCTGACCGGTCTGAACGAGATCGCGGCCCGCCGCGGGCAGTCCCTCGCCCAGCTGGCGCTCAAGTGGGTGCTCCGCGACGACCGGATGACCTCGGCCCTGATCGGCGCGTCGAGCGTGCCGCAGCTGGAGGAGAACGTGGCCGCGCTGGCGTCCGCGCCGCTCGGGGAGGCCGAGTTGAAGGAGATCGACTCCCTCGCCGTCTCCACGCCCGGCACCAACATCTGGGCCCAGCGCGGCTGACCTGCGCATTTTCCGCGCAGCACGGTCGAGGAGCCGGAAAACAAAAAACGGGCCGGTCCGTGGGGGGGATACGGACCGGCCCGAGGGGGGGGTTCCACCATAACCCTTCGTAGAGCATGGTGCGTGCATTGGCGCACGATGATTACGCTCCGAAACCACCCAGCAGCACTCCGGTGAGTGCTCCGGCCGCCATGAAGGGGCCGAACGCGTAGCTCTGATTCCGCTCGTCGGGGCTGCACAGCAGCAGGATCAGCCCGTACAGGGCCCCGTAGAGCAGGCCGAGGAAGGCCCCGGCGGACCATACCCCCCACCCGTACCACCCAAGAGCGACCCCCAATGGGAGCGCCAGCTTGACGTCGCCGAAGCCCATGCCGGCGGGGTTGATCAGATGGAGCAGCAGGTACGCCGCTCCGAGCGCGCCGCCGCCCAGCAGCGCGAGCCGCCAGTCGCCTCCGGCGCGGGGCAGGAGGGTGGCCGTACCGAGCCCGGCGGCGACCGCGGCGGCGAGCGGCAGGGTCAGCACGTCCGGCAGCCGGTGCACGGCGCGGTCCACGAGCGAGAGCAGGACGACCACCGGGGCGAGGCCCACGTAGGCCGGCGCCTCGGGCCGCGCCCCGACGGCAGCTCCGAGCACGGCGCAGAGCGCCCCGACGAGGGCGGCGAGGGGGACGGCGCGCCTCCCGTAGGCGTGCGGCGCCGCGGGCCCGGGGGGCGGGCCGCCCGGGCCCTGGCCTTGGCCTTGGCCCTGGCCCTGGGCCTGGCCCTGGCCCTGCACGACAGCCTCCACGGGAACGCGGCAGCGGGCCGGTCCGAGCCAGCCGCGCACCCGGTGCCCCTGCGGGCAGCGGTCGCGCCAAGATTCCCCCGGCTCGACGGAGAGGCGGTAGGCGGCACGCGGCAGCAGCCATCCCGCGGTGGCGCCGTAGCCGGCGGCGAGAACGATCAGGACGGCACCCATGCGGCGACGGTAGCGCCGACGCGCCCCGCTGTGCGGGGCTTCCGGGGCTCTCTTCTTTCAGCCCGTCCGGCGTGTGCGGACCGGGTCCGGGCGGAGCCCGGGGAACGGTGGAAGAAGCGGGCGGGGGACGGCTCCGCGCAGCGGCACCCCCTAGGGGGTGTCTTGCCGATCATGCCGGGCTCGCGGGGCCTGGTGCCGCGCCTCGCCGCGTTGTCCTCGGTCGGCGACGCTCCGCGTCGCCTCCCTCGTCCGCCTTGCGATCCACGGCACCAGGCCCCGCTCCCTGATCCGGCCTGATCGACAAGACACCCCCTAGGCTGGCCGGCATGGCGAACTGGCAGGACGGCCACGGCACACTTCACGCCGGCACGCACCGCATCCCCCTGGAGGTCGCCGCGTCCTACCGGGCCCGCACCCGGGGCCTGCTCGGGCGGGACGGGATCGACGGCGCGATGCTGCTGACCCCCGCGGCGAGCGTGCACACCTTCCGGATGCGGTTCGCGATCGACGTGGCGTACCTCGACCGCGACCTCGGCGTGCTCGCCGTGGTCACCATGGCGCCGGGCCGGCTCGGGCTGCCGCGACTGCGCTCCCGGCACGTCCTGGAGTCGGCGGCCGGTGCCATGGCGGGCTGGGGCCTGCGGGCCGGAACCCGCATCAAGGTGGACGTACCCGGGCGTCTCACTCGCCGCTAGGCGAGGCCCCT
Proteins encoded in this window:
- the mgrA gene encoding L-glyceraldehyde 3-phosphate reductase; amino-acid sequence: MTDTNPYRAEPSRYDSMEYRRTGHSGLKLPAISLGLWHNFGDDRSLESQRAILRRAFDLGITHFDLANNYGPPPGSAELNFGKIFSQDFASYRDELILSTKAGYLMHPGPYGEWGSRKYLLSSLDASLKRMGVDYVDIFYSHRFDPETPLEETMGALASAVQQGKALYVGLSSYTAEQTAEAVRILRGMGVRPLIHQPSYSMINRWTEEDALLDTLEEAGMGCISFAPLAQGMLTGKYLKGIPADSRAAQGKSLNPDLLSDEVLRRLTGLNEIAARRGQSLAQLALKWVLRDDRMTSALIGASSVPQLEENVAALASAPLGEAELKEIDSLAVSTPGTNIWAQRG
- a CDS encoding prepilin peptidase, with protein sequence MGAVLIVLAAGYGATAGWLLPRAAYRLSVEPGESWRDRCPQGHRVRGWLGPARCRVPVEAVVQGQGQAQGQGQGQGQGPGGPPPGPAAPHAYGRRAVPLAALVGALCAVLGAAVGARPEAPAYVGLAPVVVLLSLVDRAVHRLPDVLTLPLAAAVAAGLGTATLLPRAGGDWRLALLGGGALGAAYLLLHLINPAGMGFGDVKLALPLGVALGWYGWGVWSAGAFLGLLYGALYGLILLLCSPDERNQSYAFGPFMAAGALTGVLLGGFGA
- a CDS encoding DUF192 domain-containing protein, whose protein sequence is MANWQDGHGTLHAGTHRIPLEVAASYRARTRGLLGRDGIDGAMLLTPAASVHTFRMRFAIDVAYLDRDLGVLAVVTMAPGRLGLPRLRSRHVLESAAGAMAGWGLRAGTRIKVDVPGRLTRR